A single region of the Prevotella sp. HUN102 genome encodes:
- a CDS encoding pyridoxamine 5'-phosphate oxidase family protein: protein MRRKDREITELTELLDVIRTCDVCRIAMNDEDGVPYIIPLNFGMTEQNGKITLHFHSALEGKKLNLIAKDSRVAFEMDTKHELEYFQDKGYCTYAYESVMGKGRIRVLSEEEKFDSLTQLMDHYHPGENAYFNPAAMARTCVYCLEVDQITGKRKLPHHEKRKNS from the coding sequence ATGAGACGAAAAGACAGGGAAATAACCGAACTGACGGAACTATTGGACGTTATCAGAACATGCGACGTGTGCAGAATTGCGATGAACGACGAGGATGGTGTGCCTTACATCATTCCGTTGAACTTCGGTATGACGGAACAGAATGGGAAAATAACCCTGCACTTCCACAGTGCGCTCGAGGGCAAGAAACTCAATCTGATCGCAAAGGATTCGAGAGTGGCTTTTGAAATGGACACGAAACACGAGCTGGAATACTTTCAGGACAAGGGCTATTGCACCTATGCTTACGAGAGCGTGATGGGCAAAGGCAGAATAAGAGTCCTGTCGGAGGAAGAGAAATTCGACTCCCTGACGCAACTGATGGACCACTATCATCCGGGAGAGAATGCCTATTTCAACCCTGCCGCAATGGCAAGAACCTGCGTCTACTGTCTGGAAGTGGATCAGATTACGGGGAAGAGGAAACTTCCACACCACGAAAAGCGTAAGAATAGCTGA
- the pdxS gene encoding pyridoxal 5'-phosphate synthase lyase subunit PdxS gives MKENRTELNRNLAQMLKGGVIMDVTTPEQARIAEAAGACAVMALERIPADIRAAGGVSRMSDPKMIRGIQEAVSIPVMAKVRIGHFVEAQLLQAIEIDYIDESEVLSPADDIYHIDKNQFDVPFVCGAKDLGEALRRIAEGATMIRTKGEPGTGDIIQAVRHMRLIQSEMRRLTSLGEDELYEAAKQLRAPYDLVKYVHDNGKLPVVNFAAGGVATPADAALMMQLGAEGVFVGSGIFKSGNPEKRARAIVQAVTNYKDAKMIAELSEDLGEAMVGINESEIEVLMAERGK, from the coding sequence ATGAAAGAGAACAGAACAGAATTGAACAGAAACTTGGCGCAGATGCTCAAGGGTGGCGTGATAATGGACGTAACAACTCCCGAACAGGCTCGCATAGCCGAAGCTGCCGGAGCGTGTGCAGTAATGGCTTTGGAGCGTATCCCGGCAGACATCCGTGCGGCGGGCGGCGTGTCAAGAATGAGCGACCCGAAGATGATTCGCGGCATTCAGGAAGCTGTCAGCATTCCTGTTATGGCAAAGGTGCGCATCGGTCATTTCGTAGAGGCACAGCTCCTGCAGGCTATCGAGATTGACTATATCGACGAAAGCGAGGTTCTCTCTCCTGCCGACGACATCTACCACATTGACAAGAATCAGTTCGACGTGCCTTTCGTATGCGGTGCAAAGGACCTCGGCGAAGCATTGCGCCGTATCGCTGAAGGTGCAACGATGATTCGTACAAAGGGCGAACCGGGCACAGGCGACATCATTCAGGCTGTCCGCCACATGCGTTTGATTCAGTCAGAGATGCGCCGTCTCACCTCTCTCGGCGAAGACGAACTCTACGAAGCAGCAAAACAGCTCCGTGCGCCTTACGACCTCGTGAAGTATGTTCACGACAACGGAAAGCTCCCGGTAGTGAACTTCGCAGCCGGCGGCGTTGCCACACCTGCCGATGCAGCGTTGATGATGCAGCTCGGTGCCGAGGGCGTATTCGTAGGTTCGGGTATCTTCAAGTCAGGCAACCCTGAAAAGCGTGCCCGTGCCATCGTTCAGGCCGTAACAAACTACAAGGATGCCAAGATGATTGCCGAACTGAGCGAAGACCTCGGCGAAGCAATGGTGGGCATCAATGAAAGCGAAATCGAAGTGTTGATGGCAGAAAGAGGAAAGTAA
- the pdxT gene encoding pyridoxal 5'-phosphate synthase glutaminase subunit PdxT yields the protein MRIAILALQGAFAEHAKIMQKLGVETFEIRQADDWKKPKDGLIIPGGESTVMLKLLHELNLFEPIRNDILAGLPVLGTCAGLILLSKEVTDAKSEYKRLAAMDIHSRRNAYGRQLGSFFTMGSMKGIDHPVPMTFIRAPYIESVGEGVEILAEVDGKIVAARQNNMIVTAFHPELNDDTAIHELLLSQGKNT from the coding sequence ATGAGAATTGCCATCCTTGCACTCCAAGGTGCTTTTGCCGAGCACGCCAAGATTATGCAGAAGCTCGGCGTGGAGACATTCGAGATACGACAGGCAGACGACTGGAAAAAGCCAAAAGATGGACTGATAATTCCGGGTGGCGAAAGTACCGTGATGCTGAAACTGCTGCACGAGCTGAATCTCTTCGAGCCTATCCGAAACGACATACTCGCAGGCCTGCCCGTACTCGGTACGTGCGCCGGTCTCATCCTGCTGTCGAAAGAAGTTACAGATGCCAAGAGTGAATACAAAAGACTGGCTGCAATGGATATCCATTCACGCAGAAATGCCTACGGCAGACAGCTCGGAAGTTTCTTCACGATGGGCAGTATGAAAGGCATCGACCATCCCGTTCCAATGACATTCATCCGTGCTCCCTACATAGAAAGCGTGGGCGAAGGCGTGGAAATACTGGCAGAGGTGGACGGAAAGATTGTCGCCGCACGGCAGAACAATATGATTGTTACCGCATTCCATCCCGAATTGAACGACGATACGGCCATCCACGAACTGCTCCTTTCACAGGGAAAGAACACATAA
- a CDS encoding hydroxymethylpyrimidine/phosphomethylpyrimidine kinase, with amino-acid sequence MKKKVTILTITGSDSTGGSGIQADIKTVTALGAYVATAITAVTAQDTEGIQHLYDIPATILEVQVRSVMDDLRPDAVKIGMLRTVEQVAVVEQILREYTPRFVVLDAVVISSRGRMLMPKDVVEAMVRNLFPLCSLVTIKQDSASYILNGKSVKTNDGLEEMARELLAWGCASVMLQGGAITTEALTDVLVAADISAARFYVRPGFVDRITHGAGGAFTSALAVFLCMGNDIPTSIERAQEYMSQLILRSVDSELGTGGQLLDHSSSIAQQTISPRMLELYNSLMDEIAAHHRSTGEVGFYADRLNVTPRYLAQVTRRVAGRTPKQLIDDYIIKEVEIHLMGSNKNIQTIAFEFGFTSQVQFNKFFKKMKGCAPTKYRQQPGSNSSPNEEGLEG; translated from the coding sequence ATGAAGAAGAAAGTTACCATACTCACGATTACGGGTTCTGACAGCACCGGAGGATCGGGCATTCAGGCAGATATAAAGACCGTTACGGCCTTGGGAGCGTATGTTGCCACGGCGATTACGGCCGTAACGGCGCAGGACACGGAGGGGATTCAGCATCTGTACGACATTCCCGCCACGATTCTGGAGGTGCAGGTGCGCTCCGTGATGGACGACTTGCGCCCCGATGCCGTGAAAATAGGTATGCTCCGGACGGTGGAACAGGTGGCTGTCGTAGAGCAGATTCTGCGCGAATACACGCCGAGGTTCGTCGTTCTCGATGCCGTTGTCATCAGCAGCCGCGGCAGAATGCTGATGCCGAAAGACGTTGTTGAGGCTATGGTGCGCAATCTTTTCCCCCTGTGCTCGCTCGTTACCATCAAACAGGACAGTGCTTCGTATATCCTGAACGGAAAATCCGTGAAGACGAACGACGGTTTGGAGGAAATGGCGCGCGAACTGTTGGCTTGGGGATGTGCAAGCGTGATGCTGCAAGGGGGAGCCATTACGACGGAAGCACTGACGGATGTGCTCGTTGCGGCTGATATTTCAGCAGCCCGTTTCTATGTCAGACCGGGTTTTGTGGACAGAATCACGCACGGTGCCGGTGGTGCCTTCACTTCGGCACTGGCTGTTTTCCTGTGTATGGGCAATGATATTCCGACATCCATCGAGCGGGCACAGGAATATATGTCGCAACTGATACTCCGTTCGGTCGATTCCGAACTTGGAACGGGAGGACAACTGCTCGACCACAGCAGCAGCATTGCCCAGCAAACGATTTCCCCACGTATGTTGGAACTCTACAATTCTCTGATGGACGAGATTGCCGCACATCATCGGTCTACGGGCGAAGTGGGCTTCTATGCCGACCGGCTGAACGTTACTCCCCGCTATCTGGCGCAGGTTACACGGCGTGTTGCCGGCCGTACACCGAAGCAGCTCATCGACGATTACATTATAAAGGAGGTTGAAATACATCTTATGGGTTCAAACAAGAATATCCAAACCATTGCCTTTGAGTTTGGATTCACCTCACAGGTGCAGTTCAATAAGTTTTTCAAGAAGATGAAGGGATGCGCGCCTACAAAGTATCGGCAGCAACCCGGCTCCAATTCCTCCCCGAACGAGGAGGGCTTGGAGGGATAA